The Mesotoga sp. UBA6090 sequence ATCAATTTCACGAAGGTAGTCTATAACTTCTTCGAGAGAGAAGTATCTGCACCATCTCTTCTGCTCTCTACCATCGACCTGCACAACAATCGTCGGGACTGTAAAGACAGAGTGTTCTGAAGCAACCGCAGGATTCTCTACAGTATTTATTTTGTAGAATTTCCAGGAAACAAAAGTGTCTTCAACTTCATCAAGCTTTGTTTCAATCGCTGCACATACGCCGCAGCCTGGACTGAAGAAGTCAATAAGAACCTTTCCGATGACTCCCCTCAATTCTGCCAGAGTTACTTCCTTCACTTCATCGCCTCCTAAAAGCATTATAATTGATAATAATAGTAGAATATATGCGAGGTGGAGTCTTGCAACAAAA is a genomic window containing:
- a CDS encoding thioredoxin family protein, with translation FVARLHLAYILLLLSIIMLLGGDEVKEVTLAELRGVIGKVLIDFFSPGCGVCAAIETKLDEVEDTFVSWKFYKINTVENPAVASEHSVFTVPTIVVQVDGREQKRWCRYFSLEEVIDYLREIDETES